From Rhodothermales bacterium:
CGTGTCGAAAACTTGCGCTGCGGTTTCTGGGGGGGCATCAATCGCGCGGTTCGTAGGAAGCGTAAGGTATAGCCAGGGCGCCTCGTTCGCCCCGGGCGAAGCCGGCGGCGAGGAGCGAGAGGACGTCGGGAGTGAGGGCGTCCACCTGGCCGATCGGGACCGAGATCCCCCCGTCGGCGCGGCGCAGTTCAGCCGCCTTGTTGGCGGCGAGGTCCGACATCAGGCCGTAGGTGCGCAGCACATCGTCGAGCGCACCCGTCGGGGGTACTTCGAGCTTTTCGAAGAACGGGGCCCACGCGTCCGCGTCCTCGATCCACGCGTGCCACTCCGTATCGAACTGGTCTTCGATCTCCGGGGGCAGACTCCACAGCGTGATGCTGGCCGGCGGGTTAAACACGTCCCGGCACCGGGCTCGTGCCACCTCGAAAACGGCGCGGGCACGGCCAAAGGTATGGGTATGCGGCAGGCCGCGACTGACGGCGATGCGTCCGAGCCGGCCGAGCATGCCCCGCGTATTCCACCAGCCGGCGGCGTCCATCTCCCCGTACCGCGCCACGACCAGGCGGAGGCGGAGGAGATGGGTGAGGTCGGTGGAATGCACTGTCAGGCTGTCGAGCATGGCGTAATCGATCGATCAGATCAAGGG
This genomic window contains:
- a CDS encoding BrxE family protein is translated as MLDSLTVHSTDLTHLLRLRLVVARYGEMDAAGWWNTRGMLGRLGRIAVSRGLPHTHTFGRARAVFEVARARCRDVFNPPASITLWSLPPEIEDQFDTEWHAWIEDADAWAPFFEKLEVPPTGALDDVLRTYGLMSDLAANKAAELRRADGGISVPIGQVDALTPDVLSLLAAGFARGERGALAIPYASYEPRD